A single window of Nicotiana sylvestris chromosome 3, ASM39365v2, whole genome shotgun sequence DNA harbors:
- the LOC138887191 gene encoding uncharacterized protein, translating to MVIPYHPQLTGQVELSNSEIKNMLAKTDNANRTDLLRKLDDALLAYRTAFKNPIGTSPYRLVFGEACHFPLELEHKSIWALKKLYLDWAEAANLRMTQLNEIKEFRIHTYESASMYKERIKFVHATNILKQEELEIRANQKQTSFPFPCLITALCRAVNVPPMPKHDKLEKALKNIDIMRINDAE from the exons ATGGTCATACCCTATCATCCTCAATTGACTGGTCAGGTTGAACTTTCTAATAGTGAAATCAAAAACATGCTAGCTAAAACTGACAATGCAAACAGGACCGACTTGTtaaggaagctagatgatgcattgTTGGCATATCGCACAGCATTTAAGAATCCCATTGGCACATCACCGTACCGGTTGGTTTTTGGCGAAGCATGTCACTTTCCACTGGAGCTTGAACACAAATCCATATGGGCATTGAAGAAGTTGTATCTTGACTGGGCCGAGGCTGCTAATCTGAGAATGACACAACTCAATGAGATTAAGGAATTTCGTATCCATACCTATGAGAGTGCATCCATGTACAAGGAGAGAATAAAGTTTGTCCATGCTACGAATATCTTGAAGCAGGAG GAGCTGGAAATCAGAGCAAACCAAAAACAAACATCATTTCCTTTCCCCTGTTTGATCACTGCTCTCTGTCGAGCTGTAAATGTGCCTCCTATGCCAAAACATGACAAACTGGAGAAAGCTCTCAAAAACATTGACATCATGAGAATCAACGACGCAGAATAG